A stretch of the Lolium perenne isolate Kyuss_39 chromosome 3, Kyuss_2.0, whole genome shotgun sequence genome encodes the following:
- the LOC127340821 gene encoding uncharacterized protein isoform X2 — MRSCCSPSSLREISRAAWRHAVAGIPSLTGGSHHQQQHDLRYLPLRPPSPPNAPGLAERLFSSSSTKRSTKKSAAKKDTPVNSASGGDPFYVVRKGDVIGIYKNLADCQAQVSNSVCDPSVSVFKGYSLRKETEEYLAARGLKNALYSFNAADARDELFDDLALCPFQHPDGNATSTLERPQEMETKPSKKHPKVAEQKPLPDSHLSCILEFDGACKGNPGKSGAGVIVRRPDGSLIAQLREGLGIATCNAAEYHALLLGLRYAAKEGFKYIRVQGDSMLVCNQAQGLWRPKSDNMADLCKKVKQLKRKFVQIQINHVLREFNSDADAQANLAVELPVGGIQEQSNIAC, encoded by the exons ATGAGGAGCTGCTGTTCTCCTTCCTCGCTCCGTGAGATTTCCAGAGCGGCGTGGAGGCATGCGGTGGCCGGCATTCCAAGTCTGACCGGCGGCAGCCACCATCAGCAGCAGCACGACCTGCGCTACCTCCCCCTCAGGCCTCCCTCGCCGCCCAATGCCCCTGGCCTCGCTGAGCGCTtattctcttcctcctccaccaaGCGCTCCACCAAGAAATCCGCCGCAAAGAAGGACACCCCCGTGAACTCTGCCAGCGGCGGCGACCCGTTCTATGTCGTCCGCAAgggcgacgtcatcggcatctACAAGAACCTAGCCGACTGCCAAGCCCAAGTCAGCAATTCG GTCTGTGATCCTTCTGTGAGCGTGTTCAAAGGCTATTCTTTGCGTAAAGAAACTGAGGAGTATCTTGCTGCGCGTGGGTTAAAGAATGCTCTGTATTCCTTCAATGCAGCAGATGCAAGAGATGAATTGTTTGATGATCTGGCTCTCTGCCCTTTCCAG CACCCTGATGGAAATGCAACCTCTACTCTGGAAAGGCCACAGGAGATG GAAACCAAACCATCGAAGAAGCATCCTAAAGTTGCTGAACAGAAACCATTGCCTGACAGCCAC CTGTCCTGTATTCTTGAATTTGATGGTGCTTGTAAAGGAAATCCCGGGAAATCAGGTGCTGGTGTAATAGTAAGGCGGCCGGATGGATCTTTG attgctcaactacgtgaGGGTTTGGGTATTGCAACATGTAACGCTGCTGAATACCATGCATTGCTCTTGGGCCTGAGATATGCTGCTAAGGAGGGATTCAAGTATATCCGTGTTCAAGGCGATTCTATGCTTGTATGTAACCAG GCCCAAGGTCTCTGGCGTCCTAAGAGCGATAATATGGCGGACTTGTGCAAGAAAGTTAAGCAACTGAAGCGAAAGTTTGTTCAGATTCAAATCAACCATGTTTTGAGG GAATTCAACTCTGATGCCGATGCCCAAGCTAACCTTGCCGTGGAACTTCCTG TTGGTGGGATTCAGGAGCAGTCTAACATCGCATGCTAG
- the LOC127339100 gene encoding uncharacterized protein, with the protein MSESEGAEPTRRRRRGSSPAAQASLPDDDDMLREILLRLPPQPSSLPRASAVCKRWRGLVTDPRFHRQFYAHHGKPPLLGVFKQHLGDDNPFRPMLDPPDRIPERFGLRRQIGTRAHLLGCRHGRVLLMDFPRHKIIVCDPITRKHNHIDLPLLFRGSYMIIYGDVLCAAVNQGHVHGSCHSSPFKVVLMFLSRGQDDTTATACVYSSETGAWGDIISTTDPCELFKTNPGILVGNVLYWSSKSVNVFEIYLGLDHFTDDIIEFDLDRQSLAVIKGPPCLNASLRHQIIQADNGSLGLAMFSHGRLEMWHREVNCHGGVAWLLHKTVEMHTVLRLPPQVEGWMRNMVILGYDEGNVAVFVHLDTSVYMVQLISMQSRKLHECMDIAGSRHTGRVD; encoded by the exons ATGAGCGAGAGCGAGGGCGCCGAAccgacccgccgccgccgccgtggcaGTTCGCCGGCGGCGCAGGCCTCCCTGCCGGACGACGACGACATGCTCCGGgagatcctcctccgcctcccgccACAGCCATCTTCCCTCCCGCGCGCATCCGCGGTCTGCAAGCGCTGGCGAGGCCTCGTCACCGACCCCAGATTCCACCGCCAGTTCTATGCACACCACGGGAAGCCGCCGCTTCTCGGCGTCTTCAAGCAGCACCTGGGCGACGACAACCCGTTCAGACCCATGTTAGACCCTCCAGACCGCATTCCTGAGCGCTTCGGCCTGCGACGTCAAATCGGCACGAGGGCACATCTGCTCGGGTGccgccacggccgcgtcctcctcATGGACTTCCCACGGCATAAGATTATTGTGTGCGACCCCATCACCCGCAAGCACAACCACATTGACCTTCCACTACTGTTCAGAGGCTCATACATGATAATCTATGGGGATGTGCTCTGCGCCGCCGTCAACCAGGGCCATGTGCACGGCAGCTGCCATTCGAGCCCCTTCAAGGTGGTCCTGATGTTCCTCTCCAGAGGCCAAGACGATACTACAGCCACCGCTTGTGTATACTCCTCGGAGACTGGCGCATGGGGGGACATCATCTCAACAACGGATCCATGTGAACTTTTCAAAACTAATCCTGGGATCCTTGTTGGTAATGTCCTATACTGGTCATCCAAATCCGTGAATGTCTTCGAAATTTATTTAGGTTTGGATCACTTCACAGACGACATAATTGAGTTCGATTTGGATAGGCAGAGCCTAGCTGTGATCAAGGGGCCTCCGTGTCTTAATGCCTCCCTCAGACATCAGATAATCCAGGCAGATAATGGTTCTCTTGGTCTCGCTATGTTCTCTCATGGTAGATTAGAAATGTGGCACAGGGAGGTCAATTGTCATGGTGGTGTCGCATGGTTGCTGCATAAAACCGTTGAAATGCATACTGTGCTTCGGCTCCCTCCTCAGGTTGAGGGATggatgagaaacatggtaatactGGGGTATGATGAGGGAAACGTTGCTGTTTTTGTACATTTGGACACCAGCGTCTACATGGTTCAACTTATCTCAATGCAGTCCAGGAAACTGCATGAAT GCATGGACATTGCTGGTTCACGACACACAGGTCGTGTGGATTGA
- the LOC127340821 gene encoding uncharacterized protein isoform X1, giving the protein MRSCCSPSSLREISRAAWRHAVAGIPSLTGGSHHQQQHDLRYLPLRPPSPPNAPGLAERLFSSSSTKRSTKKSAAKKDTPVNSASGGDPFYVVRKGDVIGIYKNLADCQAQVSNSVCDPSVSVFKGYSLRKETEEYLAARGLKNALYSFNAADARDELFDDLALCPFQHPDGNATSTLERPQEMETKPSKKHPKVAEQEPLPDSHHPDGNATSTLERPQEMETKPSKKHPKVAEQKPLPDSHLSCILEFDGACKGNPGKSGAGVIVRRPDGSLIAQLREGLGIATCNAAEYHALLLGLRYAAKEGFKYIRVQGDSMLVCNQAQGLWRPKSDNMADLCKKVKQLKRKFVQIQINHVLREFNSDADAQANLAVELPVGGIQEQSNIAC; this is encoded by the exons ATGAGGAGCTGCTGTTCTCCTTCCTCGCTCCGTGAGATTTCCAGAGCGGCGTGGAGGCATGCGGTGGCCGGCATTCCAAGTCTGACCGGCGGCAGCCACCATCAGCAGCAGCACGACCTGCGCTACCTCCCCCTCAGGCCTCCCTCGCCGCCCAATGCCCCTGGCCTCGCTGAGCGCTtattctcttcctcctccaccaaGCGCTCCACCAAGAAATCCGCCGCAAAGAAGGACACCCCCGTGAACTCTGCCAGCGGCGGCGACCCGTTCTATGTCGTCCGCAAgggcgacgtcatcggcatctACAAGAACCTAGCCGACTGCCAAGCCCAAGTCAGCAATTCG GTCTGTGATCCTTCTGTGAGCGTGTTCAAAGGCTATTCTTTGCGTAAAGAAACTGAGGAGTATCTTGCTGCGCGTGGGTTAAAGAATGCTCTGTATTCCTTCAATGCAGCAGATGCAAGAGATGAATTGTTTGATGATCTGGCTCTCTGCCCTTTCCAG caCCCTGACGGAAATGCAACCTCTACTCTGGAAAGGCCACAGGAGATG GAAACCAAACCATCGAAGAAGCATCCTAAAGTTGCTGAACAGGAACCATTACCTGACAGTCAT CACCCTGATGGAAATGCAACCTCTACTCTGGAAAGGCCACAGGAGATG GAAACCAAACCATCGAAGAAGCATCCTAAAGTTGCTGAACAGAAACCATTGCCTGACAGCCAC CTGTCCTGTATTCTTGAATTTGATGGTGCTTGTAAAGGAAATCCCGGGAAATCAGGTGCTGGTGTAATAGTAAGGCGGCCGGATGGATCTTTG attgctcaactacgtgaGGGTTTGGGTATTGCAACATGTAACGCTGCTGAATACCATGCATTGCTCTTGGGCCTGAGATATGCTGCTAAGGAGGGATTCAAGTATATCCGTGTTCAAGGCGATTCTATGCTTGTATGTAACCAG GCCCAAGGTCTCTGGCGTCCTAAGAGCGATAATATGGCGGACTTGTGCAAGAAAGTTAAGCAACTGAAGCGAAAGTTTGTTCAGATTCAAATCAACCATGTTTTGAGG GAATTCAACTCTGATGCCGATGCCCAAGCTAACCTTGCCGTGGAACTTCCTG TTGGTGGGATTCAGGAGCAGTCTAACATCGCATGCTAG